In the Kwoniella shandongensis chromosome 1, complete sequence genome, one interval contains:
- a CDS encoding peptidyl-prolyl cis-trans isomerase, with amino-acid sequence MSFARRFVSTASSTMSKVYFDVAINNAPAGRITFKLFDDVVPKTAANFRALCTGEKGFGYAGSGFHRVIPQFMLQGGDVNHNGTGGKSIYGNKFADENFKLRHDRPYLLSMANAGPNTNGSQFFVTTVVTSWLDGKHVVFGEVTEGQDLVKKIETYGSDSGKPKAKVTITASGTL; translated from the exons ATGTCCTTTGCTCGTCGTTTCGTCTCTACCGCAAGCAGCACAATGTC CAAAGTCTACTTCGACGTCGCTATCAACA ACGCCCCCGCTGGCCGAAtcaccttcaagctcttcgacGACGTTGTCCCCAAGACCGCCGCCAACTTCCGAGCTCTCTGTACCGGTGAGAAGGGCTTCGGCTACGCCGGCTCGGGTTTCCACCGAGTTATCCCCCAGTTCATGCTCCAGGGTGGTGACGTGA ACCACAACGGTACTggtggaaag TCCATCTACGGCAACAAGTTCGCCGACGAGAACTTCAAGTTGCGTCACGACCGCCCTTACCTCCTCTCCATGGCCAACGCCGGTCCCAACACCAACGGCTCTCAGTTCTTCGTCACCACCGTCGTCACCTCTTGGCTCGATGGCAAGCACGTCGTCTTCGGTGAGGTCACCGAGGGCCAGGACCtcgtcaagaagatcgagaCCTACGGTTCCGACTCTGGCA AGCCCAAGGCTAAggtcaccatcaccgcctCCGGTACTCTTTAA